The Flavobacterium psychrotrophum region TCCAGTATTTTTACCTTAAATATAAAATCGTATTTGGTTCGCAGTACTTCGCTTTGAGCATTTACATAAAGTGTTTGGCTTTGGTTATAATCAAACACATTTATAAGACCCACCTCATAGCGCTCCCGGGCATAGTTCATAGAGCCTTCACGTGCCGCGAGTGTAGTTTTAGCAGCCTCATATGTATTAAGCGCGCCCTGTGCATCAGTATATGCCTTATACACCGTTTGCTCCAGATCCAGTTCCTGCTGTTGCAATGTAATGCGCGAACGCTCTAAAGCTATTTTGGCACGCTCTACCCCGTTACGGGCAGCAAAGCCATTAAAAATAGGCACATTTAACGATATACCAAACGAGTGACCTTTATTTTGGTCGAACTGGTCGAGTATCGCTTCTCTTTTCCCCAGTATAGGCACAAAGTTATTTTGTACCACAGCCTGGTTAGTACCGTCTATATACCCTATCACCGATGTTGGCGTAGTTAGGTTAGGCCCATACCCCACAACTCTGTCTGCATAGGCAGCACGCGTTGTAAAACTGTAAAAACCCTGTATTGTAGGCTGATAGACACCCTTAGCTATTTTCACATCTTTTTCGGCAACCTCTACATCTGCACGCGCTATTTTAACCACAGTTCGCTCTTCTCTTGCCTTGTTATAAATTTCGGCAGCAGAGCGTAACAATACACCCGTATCATCGGTTGGATAATCTTTATCATCAGTATCAAAATCCTGGAAATTTTCCAGCTGCATCAACTGTGCAAGGCTTAGCTTAGAGATAAGCAGGGCATTTTCTGCCGTTATCCGATTTTGGTTGTCAGTAGCTACTGTAGCCTTTACATCAAGCAGATCACCTTGTGGAACCACCCCTGCATCTACAAGCTGCTGTGTGCGCTCCATTTGCTTTGTATCTATTGCGAGTTGCTGCTGCTGTACCTTAAGGTTTTCTTTGTTAAACAAAATCTGAAGGTAAGAGTTGGCAATATTTAGCGCTACATCTTCCTGCATTTTTGTAAGCTGGTACTGTGCCGCAACCATAGCCAGGCGGGCACGGCTAAACCTGTTTTGGTTTTGAAGGCCTTTGTAAATATCAACGCCTACCGTACCCCCTATTGATGTAAACTGGGTAGTCTGGTTTTGCAGCAAACCCGTGGTAATGTTTTGGTTAAGACCAATATTCCACGAATGTGACCCCTGCCCGTTTACCGTGGGTAAAAAAGCCATACGCGCATCGCTTCGGGCAACATCTGCCGTTTGCACATCCAGAGTGGTAAGCTTTATAGATATGTTGTTTTTTAGCGCATACTCTACACATTCTCTCAGGCTCCATTTTTTCTGCTGCCCAAAACTGGGCAAAGAAAGCAGGGCAAAACCCGAAACAAAAAATATGCTTGTTAGTTTTTTCATAAAACTGTGTTGGTTTCAAAAACAAATTTATTAAAAAAATTCCCACCTTATAGCAGGAATATCCTGCTATAAGACAACCAACTTTGTTTTTTGTTACAATTTAGTACTACATTTGCCGCAAAATTTGAGTTTATACCTTATGAAAACCCTACTAATTAGCCTTTTGGGCTCAGGCTTGCTACTCACAAGCTGCTCTACATCAAAGCGCATTAATGCCCTGAAACCAGAACCCGGCAATACTACCGATGTAGTCTACCAAAAAAGCACTTCGTTTATCAGCCTGCCTG contains the following coding sequences:
- a CDS encoding TolC family protein, which codes for MKKLTSIFFVSGFALLSLPSFGQQKKWSLRECVEYALKNNISIKLTTLDVQTADVARSDARMAFLPTVNGQGSHSWNIGLNQNITTGLLQNQTTQFTSIGGTVGVDIYKGLQNQNRFSRARLAMVAAQYQLTKMQEDVALNIANSYLQILFNKENLKVQQQQLAIDTKQMERTQQLVDAGVVPQGDLLDVKATVATDNQNRITAENALLISKLSLAQLMQLENFQDFDTDDKDYPTDDTGVLLRSAAEIYNKAREERTVVKIARADVEVAEKDVKIAKGVYQPTIQGFYSFTTRAAYADRVVGYGPNLTTPTSVIGYIDGTNQAVVQNNFVPILGKREAILDQFDQNKGHSFGISLNVPIFNGFAARNGVERAKIALERSRITLQQQELDLEQTVYKAYTDAQGALNTYEAAKTTLAAREGSMNYARERYEVGLINVFDYNQSQTLYVNAQSEVLRTKYDFIFKVKILEFYFGVPISQITEKE